A window of Mytilus edulis chromosome 10, xbMytEdul2.2, whole genome shotgun sequence contains these coding sequences:
- the LOC139491012 gene encoding small ribosomal subunit protein uS9m-like — MAAPMKHSATFLSHICSKEYALLRRSFMQSQVICSREKNSESVTSVRIDSKILKTPTKPDGKAQKISRAMRAYLEKAKRYQDAMDEQNTLYEVGKRHLANMMGEDPEGFTHKDVKRAVAYLLPSGLHEKKARPVMPLPVDILPVQKVVQFGTDGRPFHYMFYTTKPVFSELLHDVTQHLRTLKAKEDEFYRTEKFDQIYENTLKFVDSDWISYEKFTRLFKEERVSEDEYNLFLKNVQRLVDHPLNHKVEDFIMRYREKFLGTQAKPKYKILEESEDGTKVIRAEGSRKTAKAEVVLTSPGTGKFTCNGKPINYFPSVISREQIMFPLELAEKLGQVDVEAKVEGGGQSGQSGAVRLGISRCLVSIVDEETVQKMRLAGLLTRDPRMRERKKPFKKGARKGRVWKKR; from the exons ATGGCTGCGCCCATGAAGCACAGTGCGACCTTCTTGTCGCACATTTGTTCCAAAGAATATGCTTTATTACGTAGATCTTTTATG CAAAGTCAGGTGATATGCAGCCGAGAAAAAAATTCAGAGTCTGTAACTTCAGTACGAATAGATTCAAAGATACTGAAAACTCCAACCAAACCAGATGGTAAAGCTCAAAAGATAAGCAGAGCAATGAGAGCATACTTAGAAAAGGCAAAAAGATATC AGGATGCTATGGATGAGCAGAATACACTGTATGAAGTTGGAAAGAGACATTTAGCAAATATGATGGGAGAAGATCCTGAAGGCTTTACTCACAAAGATGTTAAA AGAGCTGTTGCATACCTATTACCTTCAGGACTTCACGAAAAGAAAGCCAGACCTGTCATGCCC ttacCTGTAGACATACTTCCAGTACAAAAAG TTGTACAGTTTGGAACAGATGGCCGACCTTTCCATTACATGTTCTACACCACGAAACCAGTATTTTCTGAATTATTACAT GATGTGACACAACATTTACGAACATTAAAAGCTAAAGAAGATGAATTTTATAGAACtgaaaagtttgatcaaatatatgaaaacacATT AAAGTTTGTAGATAGTGACTGGATATCTTATGAAAAATTTACCCGCCTTTTTAAAGAAGAAAGAGTTTCTGAAGATGAA taCAACCTTTTCTTGAAGAATGTTCAGCGCCTTGTTGACCACCCATTAAACCATAAGGTAGAAGACTTTATCATGCGTTACAGAGAAAAATTCTTAGGAACTCAAGCAAAACCTAAATATAAGATA CTTGAAGAATCTGAAGATGGAACAAAGGTGATTCGTGCAGAGG GAAGTAGAAAAACAGCCAAAGCTGAAGTCGTGTTAACATCTCCAGGCACTGGGAAATTTACTTGTAATGGAAAACCCATCAATTATTTTCCATCTGTTATAAGCAG AGAGCAGATTATGTTCCCACTAGAACTGGCAGAAAAATTAGGACAGGTTGATGTAGAGGCTAAAGTTGAAGGTGGAGGTCAAAGTGGTCAGTCTGGTGCTGTACGTTTAGGCATATCCAGATGTTTAGTATCTATTGTTGATGAGGAGACAGTACAAAAGATGAGACTAG ctggATTATTAACTAGAGACCCAAGGATGAGAGAAAGAAAGAAGCCATTCAAGAAAGGTGCAAGAAAGGGTCGTGTATG gAAAAAGAGATAA
- the LOC139492406 gene encoding neuronal acetylcholine receptor subunit beta-3-like, translating into MNRFIYCCMVFLQCHLPGLGQTFENVTKLYDDLFSSYRNNITPLNNQSEPFEITLAFYLLSINSFREVEETLVLTGGLAIVWKDTSLSWNPVEYGNINSLDVDSKDVWLPWFYLQNNAKKFEPVGFDSAFRVNINSSGFVNYSPGSILEAKCQTDISKFPFDTQPCLLEFLAWGGGATFYKLISFFEEVNLDFYTKDSNLEVVTRKTYAQIEPEGYYKFHMSLSLKRKPMYYIIMIVLPTMLLSFLNPLVFLLPVESGERISLSMTILLSYAIFLTLVSASIPASSNPMCFLLIVMIIIMLISGLTVVAVIITTKLYYQEDYFPGRIVNCFVHKKTRNQDVTLFDCKKKEKQIYNGKYVSYLLDKFFLVSSYLIIVITLVAYFLYASM; encoded by the coding sequence ATGAATCGTTTCATATACTGTTGCATGGTATTTCTCCAATGTCATTTGCCAGGTTTAGGACAAACTTTTGAAAATGTGACAAAACTTTATGACGATCTTTTCAGTAGTTATAGGAATAATATCACACCTCTAAATAATCAATCAGAGCCTTTTGAAATTACACTGGCGTTTTATTTATTATCAATCAACTCTTTTAGAGAAGTCGAGGAAACGCTAGTTCTAACAGGAGGATTAGCTATAGTATGGAAAGACACATCATTATCATGGAATCCTGTAGAATATGGAAATATAAATTCATTGGATGTGGATTCTAAAGATGTATGGTTACCATGGTTTTATCTACAAAACAATGCCAAAAAATTTGAACCAGTTGGATTTGATTCTGCTTTTAGAGTAAATATAAATAGCAGCGGGTTTGTTAATTATTCTCCAGGAAGTATTTTAGAAGCAAAATGTCAAACTGATATTTCTAAATTTCCTTTTGACACCCAACCATGCCTATTAGAATTTCTTGCATGGGGTGGAGGCGCtacattttacaaattgataTCGTTTTTTGAGGAAGTTAATTTAGATTTTTACACAAAGGACTCAAATTTGGAAGTGGTAACTAGAAAAACATATGCACAAATAGAACCAGAAGGTTATTATAAGTTTCATATGAGCCTATCATTAAAACGTAAACCAATGTATTACATAATAATGATTGTCCTTCCAACGATGTTACTGTCCTTTCTTAATCCATTAGTGTTTTTACTTCCGGTAGAATCAGGAGAACGCATATCATTATCAATGACAATACTTTTATCGTACGCCATATTTTTAACGCTTGTTTCAGCATCAATACCAGCATCCTCTAATCCCATGTGTTTCCTGTTGATTGTTATGATTATTATCATGTTGATTAGTGGATTAACGGTAGTGGCTGTCATTATAACGACCAAGCTGTACTACCAGGAAGACTATTTCCCTGGAAGGATCGTGAACTGTTTCGTTCACAAGAAAACAAGGAATCAGGACGTTACTCTTTTTGAttgtaagaaaaaagaaaaacagatctATAATGGAAAATATGTATCTTATTTGCttgataagttttttttagtttcttcCTATTTAATTATTGTCATTACTCTTGTGGCATATTTTCTGTATGCAAGTATGTAA